A stretch of Gouania willdenowi chromosome 21, fGouWil2.1, whole genome shotgun sequence DNA encodes these proteins:
- the LOC114455408 gene encoding nectin-4-like, with product MEDICFCFLWIVRCALMFMPLLSRHSEGLQVIGGRVTVVQGATVTLPCHLTDSKETLKQILWQRSTRGRPLKDNFFNILEKNGKYLIEFMDDRFRFVGSFTEKNGSIQLSKASLMDEGSYSCIFLLLESGNHKTEVSLKLLGTQYFTWFLNIEILYFSIFFPVNVDVFPHFPIVPPVTSLKNESVVLGSEEVLLATCTAAAARPPAEVRWVTGNAKIRVTTNSTRHDNGTTTTKSSLFGVPTRDLDGQLIQCVVSSVALDTDKIQPFFLQLFFSPSNVSIIESSDDSLRCISEARPEPTFNWTRSGLALPLSGVRAEGAQLKFLSRSLDLKGLYHCEVSNLYGRQSAQVFVHVLSVSPPSLVIGWSFFGLLLLLIVAAFTCFRFGFLKRFTEKKNFQGVPTT from the exons ATGGAGgatatttgtttctgttttttatggATAGTTCGGTGTGCCCTCATGTTCATGCCGTTGCTCAGCAGGCATTCAGAAG GGCTTCAGGTGATTGGTGGAAGGGTGACTGTGGTACAGGGGGCCACTGTCACCCTCCCCTGCCACCTGACAGACTCTAAGGAAACGCTAAAGCAGATTTTATGGCAGAGGAGCACCCGGGGACGACCTCTCAAAGACAACTTTTTCAATATCCTtgagaaaaatggaaaatatcTGATTGAGTTTATGGATGATAGGTTTAGATTTGTTGGGAGTTTCACCGAGAAGAATGGATCCATTCAGTTGTCCAAAGCATCTCTCATGGATGAAGGAAGCTACAGCTGTATCTTCTTATTGCTTGAAAGTGGAAATCACAAGACTGAAGTGTCGCTAAAACTGCTGGGTACACAGTATTTTACATGGTTTCTGAACATTGAAATtctatatttttccatttttttcccagttaatgttgatgtttttcctcattttcctaTAGTGCCTCCTGTCACAAGCCTTAAGAATGAGAGTGTGGTCCTGGGTAGTGAAGAGGTTTTGCTTGCTACATGTACAGCTGCTGCTGCCAGACCCCCTGCAGAGGTGAGGTGGGTCACTGGCAATGCAAAGATTAGAGTGACAACCAACTCTACCAGACATGACAACGGTACCACGACCACAAAAAGCTCACTGTTTGGAGTGCCCACAAGAGATTTAGATGGCCAGCTAATCCAGTGCGTTGTCAGCAGTGTGGCACTGGACACAGACAAGATCCAGCCCTTCTTTCTGCAACTTTTCT tttcaCCCTCTAATGTCAGCATCATTGAATCTTCAGATGACTCTCTGCGTTGTATAAGTGAAGCTCGTCCTGAACCAACTTTCAACTGGACCAG GTCCGGACTGGCTTTGCCTCTGTCGGGTGTCAGGGCTGAAGGTGCACAGCTGAAGTTTCTCAGTAGGTCCTTGGATCTGAAAGGCCTGTATCATTGTGAGGTTTCAAACCTCTACGGCCGACAAAGTGCTCAGGTCTTTGTGCATGTGCTTTCAG TGTCGCCACCGAGCCTCGTCATAGGATGGAGCTTTTTTGGGCTGTTGTTGCTTCTAATTGTGGCAGCATTTACCTGTTTTAGGTTTGGATTTTTGAAAAG GTTCACGGAGAAGAAGAACTTCCAAGGGGTTCCAACTACTTAG
- the LOC114455407 gene encoding nectin-4-like isoform X3: protein MEDICFCFLWIVRCELMFMLLLSGHSEGLQVIGGRVTVVQGATVTLPCQLTDSKETLKQILWQRSTRGRPFRDNFFIILEKNGKYPIELTDDRFRFVGNFTEKNGSLQLSNASLMDEGSYSCIFLLLESGNHKTEVSLNLLVPPVTSLKNESVVLGSEEVLLATCTAAAARPPGEVRWVTGNAKVRVTTNSTRHDNDTTTTKSSLFGVPTRDLDGQLIQCVVSSVALDTDKFQPFFLQLFFSPSNVSIIESSDDSLLCISEARPEPTFNWTRSGLALSLSGVRAEGAQLKFLSRSLDLKGLYHCEVSNLYGRQSAQVFVHVLSVSPPSLVIGWSLFGLLLLLLIVEAFTCYRFGFLKRRRTSKGFQLLRAHPKKNQDQQLQKGWTKVKVIFEKKVNGSTESGVEQSE from the exons ATGGAGgatatttgtttctgttttttatggATAGTTCGGTGTGAGCTCATGTTCATGCTGCTGCTCAGCGGGCATTCAGAAG GGCTTCAGGTGATTGGTGGAAGGGTGACTGTGGTACAGGGGGCCACTGTCACCCTCCCCTGCCAACTGACAGACTCTAAGGAAACGCTAAAGCAGATTTTATGGCAGAGGAGCACCCGGGGACGACCTTTCAGAGACAACTTTTTCATTATCCTtgagaaaaatggaaaatatcCGATTGAGTTAACGGATGATAGGTTTAGATTTGTTGGGAATTTCACCGAGAAGAATGGATCCCTTCAGTTGTCCAACGCATCTCTCATGGATGAAGGAAGCTACAGCTGTATCTTCTTATTGCTTGAAAGTGGAAATCACAAGACTGAAGTGTCGCTAAATCTGCTGG TGCCTCCTGTCACAAGCCTTAAGAATGAGAGTGTGGTACTGGGTAGTGAAGAGGTTTTGCTCGCTACATGTACAGCCGCTGCTGCCAGACCCCCTGGAGAGGTGAGGTGGGTCACTGGCAATGCAAAGGTTAGAGTGACAACCAACTCTACCAGACATGACAACGATACCACGACCACAAAAAGCTCACTGTTTGGAGTGCCCACAAGAGATTTAGATGGCCAGCTGATCCAGTGCGTTGTCAGCAGTGTGGCACTGGACACAGACAAGTTCCAGCCCTTCTTTCTGCAACTTTTCT ttTCACCCTCTAATGTCAGCATCATTGAATCTTCAGATGACTCTCTGCTTTGTATAAGTGAAGCTCGTCCTGAACCAACTTTCAACTGGACCAG GTCCGGACTGGCTTTGTCTCTGTCGGGTGTTAGGGCTGAAGGTGCACAGCTGAAGTTTCTCAGTAGGTCCTTGGATCTGAAAGGCCTGTATCATTGTGAGGTTTCAAACCTCTACGGCCGACAAAGTGCTCAGGTCTTTGTGCATGTGCTTTCAG TGTCGCCACCGAGCCTCGTCATAGGATGGAGCCTTTTTGGgctgttgttgctgcttctAATTGTGGAAGCATTTACCTGTTATAGGTTTGGATTTTTGAAAAG aagaagaacttccaAAGGGTTCCAACTACTGAGAGCACACCCAAAGAAGAATCAAGACCAGCAG CTGCAAAAGGGTTGGACGAAGGTGAAAGTCatctttgagaaaaaagtaaatGGATCAACAGAAAGTGGAGTTGAACAATCAGAATGA
- the LOC114455407 gene encoding nectin-4-like isoform X4 translates to MEDICFCFLWIVRCELMFMLLLSGHSEGLQVIGGRVTVVQGATVTLPCQLTDSKETLKQILWQRSTRGRPFRDNFFIILEKNGKYPIELTDDRFRFVGNFTEKNGSLQLSNASLMDEGSYSCIFLLLESGNHKTEVSLNLLVPPVTSLKNESVVLGSEEVLLATCTAAAARPPGEVRWVTGNAKVRVTTNSTRHDNDTTTTKSSLFGVPTRDLDGQLIQCVVSSVALDTDKFQPFFLQLFFSPSNVSIIESSDDSLLCISEARPEPTFNWTRSGLALSLSGVRAEGAQLKFLSRSLDLKGLYHCEVSNLYGRQSAQVFVHVLSVSPPSLVIGWSLFGLLLLLLIVEAFTCYRFGFLKRRTSKGFQLLRAHPKKNQDQQLQKGWTKVKVIFEKKVNGSTESGVEQSE, encoded by the exons ATGGAGgatatttgtttctgttttttatggATAGTTCGGTGTGAGCTCATGTTCATGCTGCTGCTCAGCGGGCATTCAGAAG GGCTTCAGGTGATTGGTGGAAGGGTGACTGTGGTACAGGGGGCCACTGTCACCCTCCCCTGCCAACTGACAGACTCTAAGGAAACGCTAAAGCAGATTTTATGGCAGAGGAGCACCCGGGGACGACCTTTCAGAGACAACTTTTTCATTATCCTtgagaaaaatggaaaatatcCGATTGAGTTAACGGATGATAGGTTTAGATTTGTTGGGAATTTCACCGAGAAGAATGGATCCCTTCAGTTGTCCAACGCATCTCTCATGGATGAAGGAAGCTACAGCTGTATCTTCTTATTGCTTGAAAGTGGAAATCACAAGACTGAAGTGTCGCTAAATCTGCTGG TGCCTCCTGTCACAAGCCTTAAGAATGAGAGTGTGGTACTGGGTAGTGAAGAGGTTTTGCTCGCTACATGTACAGCCGCTGCTGCCAGACCCCCTGGAGAGGTGAGGTGGGTCACTGGCAATGCAAAGGTTAGAGTGACAACCAACTCTACCAGACATGACAACGATACCACGACCACAAAAAGCTCACTGTTTGGAGTGCCCACAAGAGATTTAGATGGCCAGCTGATCCAGTGCGTTGTCAGCAGTGTGGCACTGGACACAGACAAGTTCCAGCCCTTCTTTCTGCAACTTTTCT ttTCACCCTCTAATGTCAGCATCATTGAATCTTCAGATGACTCTCTGCTTTGTATAAGTGAAGCTCGTCCTGAACCAACTTTCAACTGGACCAG GTCCGGACTGGCTTTGTCTCTGTCGGGTGTTAGGGCTGAAGGTGCACAGCTGAAGTTTCTCAGTAGGTCCTTGGATCTGAAAGGCCTGTATCATTGTGAGGTTTCAAACCTCTACGGCCGACAAAGTGCTCAGGTCTTTGTGCATGTGCTTTCAG TGTCGCCACCGAGCCTCGTCATAGGATGGAGCCTTTTTGGgctgttgttgctgcttctAATTGTGGAAGCATTTACCTGTTATAGGTTTGGATTTTTGAAAAG aagaacttccaAAGGGTTCCAACTACTGAGAGCACACCCAAAGAAGAATCAAGACCAGCAG CTGCAAAAGGGTTGGACGAAGGTGAAAGTCatctttgagaaaaaagtaaatGGATCAACAGAAAGTGGAGTTGAACAATCAGAATGA
- the LOC114455407 gene encoding nectin-4-like isoform X2 — protein sequence MEDICFCFLWIVRCELMFMLLLSGHSEGLQVIGGRVTVVQGATVTLPCQLTDSKETLKQILWQRSTRGRPFRDNFFIILEKNGKYPIELTDDRFRFVGNFTEKNGSLQLSNASLMDEGSYSCIFLLLESGNHKTEVSLNLLVPPVTSLKNESVVLGSEEVLLATCTAAAARPPGEVRWVTGNAKVRVTTNSTRHDNDTTTTKSSLFGVPTRDLDGQLIQCVVSSVALDTDKFQPFFLQLFFSPSNVSIIESSDDSLLCISEARPEPTFNWTRSGLALSLSGVRAEGAQLKFLSRSLDLKGLYHCEVSNLYGRQSAQVFVHVLSVSSVSPPSLVIGWSLFGLLLLLLIVEAFTCYRFGFLKRRTSKGFQLLRAHPKKNQDQQLQKGWTKVKVIFEKKVNGSTESGVEQSE from the exons ATGGAGgatatttgtttctgttttttatggATAGTTCGGTGTGAGCTCATGTTCATGCTGCTGCTCAGCGGGCATTCAGAAG GGCTTCAGGTGATTGGTGGAAGGGTGACTGTGGTACAGGGGGCCACTGTCACCCTCCCCTGCCAACTGACAGACTCTAAGGAAACGCTAAAGCAGATTTTATGGCAGAGGAGCACCCGGGGACGACCTTTCAGAGACAACTTTTTCATTATCCTtgagaaaaatggaaaatatcCGATTGAGTTAACGGATGATAGGTTTAGATTTGTTGGGAATTTCACCGAGAAGAATGGATCCCTTCAGTTGTCCAACGCATCTCTCATGGATGAAGGAAGCTACAGCTGTATCTTCTTATTGCTTGAAAGTGGAAATCACAAGACTGAAGTGTCGCTAAATCTGCTGG TGCCTCCTGTCACAAGCCTTAAGAATGAGAGTGTGGTACTGGGTAGTGAAGAGGTTTTGCTCGCTACATGTACAGCCGCTGCTGCCAGACCCCCTGGAGAGGTGAGGTGGGTCACTGGCAATGCAAAGGTTAGAGTGACAACCAACTCTACCAGACATGACAACGATACCACGACCACAAAAAGCTCACTGTTTGGAGTGCCCACAAGAGATTTAGATGGCCAGCTGATCCAGTGCGTTGTCAGCAGTGTGGCACTGGACACAGACAAGTTCCAGCCCTTCTTTCTGCAACTTTTCT ttTCACCCTCTAATGTCAGCATCATTGAATCTTCAGATGACTCTCTGCTTTGTATAAGTGAAGCTCGTCCTGAACCAACTTTCAACTGGACCAG GTCCGGACTGGCTTTGTCTCTGTCGGGTGTTAGGGCTGAAGGTGCACAGCTGAAGTTTCTCAGTAGGTCCTTGGATCTGAAAGGCCTGTATCATTGTGAGGTTTCAAACCTCTACGGCCGACAAAGTGCTCAGGTCTTTGTGCATGTGCTTTCAG TTTCATCAGTGTCGCCACCGAGCCTCGTCATAGGATGGAGCCTTTTTGGgctgttgttgctgcttctAATTGTGGAAGCATTTACCTGTTATAGGTTTGGATTTTTGAAAAG aagaacttccaAAGGGTTCCAACTACTGAGAGCACACCCAAAGAAGAATCAAGACCAGCAG CTGCAAAAGGGTTGGACGAAGGTGAAAGTCatctttgagaaaaaagtaaatGGATCAACAGAAAGTGGAGTTGAACAATCAGAATGA
- the LOC114455407 gene encoding nectin-4-like isoform X1, producing the protein MEDICFCFLWIVRCELMFMLLLSGHSEGLQVIGGRVTVVQGATVTLPCQLTDSKETLKQILWQRSTRGRPFRDNFFIILEKNGKYPIELTDDRFRFVGNFTEKNGSLQLSNASLMDEGSYSCIFLLLESGNHKTEVSLNLLVPPVTSLKNESVVLGSEEVLLATCTAAAARPPGEVRWVTGNAKVRVTTNSTRHDNDTTTTKSSLFGVPTRDLDGQLIQCVVSSVALDTDKFQPFFLQLFFSPSNVSIIESSDDSLLCISEARPEPTFNWTRSGLALSLSGVRAEGAQLKFLSRSLDLKGLYHCEVSNLYGRQSAQVFVHVLSVSSVSPPSLVIGWSLFGLLLLLLIVEAFTCYRFGFLKRRRTSKGFQLLRAHPKKNQDQQLQKGWTKVKVIFEKKVNGSTESGVEQSE; encoded by the exons ATGGAGgatatttgtttctgttttttatggATAGTTCGGTGTGAGCTCATGTTCATGCTGCTGCTCAGCGGGCATTCAGAAG GGCTTCAGGTGATTGGTGGAAGGGTGACTGTGGTACAGGGGGCCACTGTCACCCTCCCCTGCCAACTGACAGACTCTAAGGAAACGCTAAAGCAGATTTTATGGCAGAGGAGCACCCGGGGACGACCTTTCAGAGACAACTTTTTCATTATCCTtgagaaaaatggaaaatatcCGATTGAGTTAACGGATGATAGGTTTAGATTTGTTGGGAATTTCACCGAGAAGAATGGATCCCTTCAGTTGTCCAACGCATCTCTCATGGATGAAGGAAGCTACAGCTGTATCTTCTTATTGCTTGAAAGTGGAAATCACAAGACTGAAGTGTCGCTAAATCTGCTGG TGCCTCCTGTCACAAGCCTTAAGAATGAGAGTGTGGTACTGGGTAGTGAAGAGGTTTTGCTCGCTACATGTACAGCCGCTGCTGCCAGACCCCCTGGAGAGGTGAGGTGGGTCACTGGCAATGCAAAGGTTAGAGTGACAACCAACTCTACCAGACATGACAACGATACCACGACCACAAAAAGCTCACTGTTTGGAGTGCCCACAAGAGATTTAGATGGCCAGCTGATCCAGTGCGTTGTCAGCAGTGTGGCACTGGACACAGACAAGTTCCAGCCCTTCTTTCTGCAACTTTTCT ttTCACCCTCTAATGTCAGCATCATTGAATCTTCAGATGACTCTCTGCTTTGTATAAGTGAAGCTCGTCCTGAACCAACTTTCAACTGGACCAG GTCCGGACTGGCTTTGTCTCTGTCGGGTGTTAGGGCTGAAGGTGCACAGCTGAAGTTTCTCAGTAGGTCCTTGGATCTGAAAGGCCTGTATCATTGTGAGGTTTCAAACCTCTACGGCCGACAAAGTGCTCAGGTCTTTGTGCATGTGCTTTCAG TTTCATCAGTGTCGCCACCGAGCCTCGTCATAGGATGGAGCCTTTTTGGgctgttgttgctgcttctAATTGTGGAAGCATTTACCTGTTATAGGTTTGGATTTTTGAAAAG aagaagaacttccaAAGGGTTCCAACTACTGAGAGCACACCCAAAGAAGAATCAAGACCAGCAG CTGCAAAAGGGTTGGACGAAGGTGAAAGTCatctttgagaaaaaagtaaatGGATCAACAGAAAGTGGAGTTGAACAATCAGAATGA